In Bacillus sp. FJAT-45037, the following are encoded in one genomic region:
- a CDS encoding C40 family peptidase: MNKVVVTSALAVGAFLVGPQLTEAALGDQTLRLGMTDQDVTELQNALKDQGFFTHEQATGYYGTITEDAVRKFQAANNLTVDGIAGRQTFAALQASGSAPAVAPSTPAPSVEVQESTILRRGAKSSQVGNLQQALKEKGYYSHSITNVYGSITEEAVRKFQAANNLTADGIAGPQTFAALGTAAPTNPTNSNATVVESSTSPSTTTQVQSSLLRDGSRGNAVTQLQDNLRSLGFFNQHSTGTFGSITAQAVRTFQVAHNLTADGVAGPQTLNKINEALKNPSLNTTPQHTNTNNTSATQSTGAFVTNIMANASKYLGTAYLWGGTTSSGFDCSGFIQTVFREQGVSVPRTAAQQWNAGTNVSQPNVGDIVFFQTISNGPSHNGIYIGNNQFIHSGSSTGVTIASMNNSYWAPRYLGAKRLH; encoded by the coding sequence ATGAATAAAGTAGTAGTAACGTCGGCATTAGCTGTAGGAGCCTTCCTGGTTGGTCCACAATTGACAGAAGCAGCTCTAGGCGATCAAACACTTAGACTAGGGATGACAGACCAAGATGTAACAGAATTACAGAACGCATTAAAAGATCAAGGTTTTTTTACACATGAACAAGCAACAGGATATTATGGAACAATCACAGAGGATGCGGTGCGTAAGTTTCAAGCAGCGAACAACTTAACGGTAGACGGCATTGCTGGTCGTCAAACATTTGCAGCGCTTCAAGCAAGCGGCAGTGCACCAGCAGTGGCACCGAGTACACCAGCTCCTTCAGTGGAGGTTCAAGAATCGACCATTCTTCGTCGCGGGGCAAAGAGCAGTCAAGTCGGAAACTTACAACAAGCGTTAAAAGAAAAGGGATATTACAGTCACTCGATTACAAATGTATATGGATCAATTACAGAAGAAGCGGTGCGTAAGTTCCAAGCAGCGAATAACTTAACGGCGGACGGGATTGCTGGACCTCAAACGTTTGCGGCGTTAGGTACAGCAGCTCCGACTAATCCAACCAATTCTAATGCAACAGTTGTTGAGTCGAGTACATCTCCTTCGACGACTACACAAGTTCAATCGTCGCTACTAAGAGATGGTTCAAGAGGTAACGCAGTCACGCAACTTCAAGATAATCTACGGTCGCTAGGATTCTTTAATCAACATTCTACTGGAACGTTTGGGAGCATTACGGCGCAAGCGGTTCGCACATTCCAAGTCGCACATAACTTAACAGCAGACGGAGTAGCGGGTCCACAAACTCTCAATAAGATCAATGAGGCATTAAAAAATCCTTCACTAAATACAACGCCACAACACACGAACACCAATAATACGAGTGCAACACAAAGCACAGGGGCGTTTGTAACAAATATTATGGCGAACGCTTCAAAGTATCTTGGTACCGCGTACTTATGGGGAGGAACCACTTCAAGTGGGTTCGACTGTAGTGGCTTTATTCAAACGGTCTTTAGAGAACAAGGTGTCTCGGTTCCGCGGACAGCTGCTCAGCAATGGAACGCTGGAACCAACGTTTCACAACCGAATGTAGGAGACATTGTGTTCTTCCAAACCATTTCAAATGGCCCGTCTCATAATGGGATCTATATCGGTAACAATCAATTTATTCACTCAGGCTCATCAACAGGTGTAACCATTGCGAGTATGAATAATAGCTACTGGGCACCTCGCTACTTAGGGGCAAAGCGTCTCCATTAA
- a CDS encoding glycosyltransferase, producing the protein MKLVLLAPANNVHTKKWLDFYNAKGIEVVNVSFDSHKDEEDRTKWPHIKTIYLKLKFSNKLAYFFTVNELKAILKKEQPTLLHSHYISSYGVVGALTNFHPYVASVWGSDIYDFPKEGSVKKRMIEFALQRADMICSTSHVMADETKLYTYKDVEVTPFGVDMSAFKPAPKDQDVDKLVFGIVKTMKEKYGIRYLLEAYKGFKECVSIEEYAKTKLVIVGGGPLLEEYQELSRSLDIDDQVTFTGNIPHHEVPYRINQIDIFFVPSTLDSESFGVAAVEAQACAVPVVVANVGGLPEVVINGETGFVVPTKDSAALTEKMLEMYQDAPLREKLGNRGREHVVGEYEWNENAERMLAVYDKLLSGEKHA; encoded by the coding sequence ATGAAGTTAGTATTACTCGCACCAGCGAATAATGTGCATACAAAAAAGTGGCTAGATTTTTACAATGCAAAAGGAATTGAGGTTGTAAATGTCAGCTTTGATAGTCACAAAGATGAGGAAGATCGAACAAAGTGGCCTCACATTAAAACGATCTATCTAAAATTGAAATTTTCAAATAAACTAGCGTACTTTTTTACGGTCAATGAATTAAAAGCCATCTTGAAAAAAGAGCAGCCTACGCTATTGCACTCTCATTATATTTCTAGTTACGGTGTGGTGGGAGCACTAACGAATTTCCATCCATACGTTGCTTCAGTATGGGGGAGTGATATATATGACTTTCCGAAAGAAGGCTCAGTAAAAAAACGGATGATAGAGTTCGCCTTGCAAAGAGCGGACATGATTTGTTCCACAAGTCATGTGATGGCAGATGAAACCAAGCTCTATACATACAAGGATGTCGAGGTGACCCCATTTGGAGTCGACATGTCAGCGTTTAAGCCAGCACCTAAAGACCAAGATGTAGATAAGTTAGTATTTGGTATTGTAAAAACGATGAAAGAAAAATACGGAATCCGATATTTACTCGAAGCATACAAAGGATTCAAAGAATGTGTATCAATAGAAGAATATGCTAAAACGAAGCTCGTTATCGTTGGTGGTGGTCCATTGCTTGAAGAATACCAAGAGCTTTCACGTTCACTCGATATAGATGATCAAGTAACATTCACAGGGAACATTCCTCACCATGAAGTTCCTTACCGTATCAACCAGATCGATATTTTCTTTGTTCCATCGACGCTCGATAGCGAAAGCTTTGGAGTAGCTGCCGTTGAAGCTCAAGCATGTGCAGTTCCAGTTGTTGTAGCGAATGTCGGAGGTTTGCCGGAAGTAGTAATTAACGGGGAAACAGGCTTTGTCGTCCCAACAAAAGATAGCGCAGCACTAACTGAGAAGATGCTCGAGATGTATCAAGATGCGCCTCTAAGAGAGAAGCTCGGGAATCGTGGTCGCGAACATGTGGTCGGAGAGTATGAATGGAATGAAAATGCAGAGCGGATGTTAGCTGTATATGACAAGTTATTGAGTGGTGAGAAACATGCTTAA
- a CDS encoding glycosyltransferase: MKHILVFFPYELQKNPKSGSGVRPKKMVAAFESYANKEGIELVVISGQTKERQALMNQYKEDNRAKDALFCYMENATIPYWLTDPDHLPRHPRMDLAFWTYLKRNNVPIGLFYRDVYWKFDDMYVPPGGKKLFTPIMRAIYRKELSTFKKIVDIMYLPSLEMNDFVEWKGTFRELPPGMEFAPSTKQTKHEGDPWHAVFVGGITDQKGILLMLESIQQINDQGKQLHLTLVCREQEYKKYPEMHEFAKAEWCSVQHIAGDELKEVYDQADFAVIPREMNTYHHFSMPVKMFEYLANGQPILGTNCRAQARVINEENLGITTDDTAEAFLVGLEKMTDPVTYQQLQANVIENSFSAHSWEARIHQVATELMKGRN, from the coding sequence ATGAAGCATATTCTTGTGTTTTTTCCATATGAACTTCAAAAAAATCCTAAAAGTGGTTCAGGTGTTCGTCCGAAGAAAATGGTCGCAGCATTTGAAAGCTATGCCAATAAAGAAGGGATAGAGCTTGTTGTTATCTCAGGACAAACAAAAGAAAGACAAGCTTTAATGAACCAATATAAAGAAGATAATCGTGCAAAAGATGCTCTTTTTTGCTACATGGAAAATGCGACGATACCTTACTGGTTAACAGATCCCGACCACCTTCCCCGCCATCCGCGAATGGACCTTGCGTTTTGGACATACTTAAAGAGAAATAATGTCCCTATTGGGCTATTTTACCGGGATGTATACTGGAAGTTTGATGACATGTACGTTCCGCCTGGTGGAAAGAAGCTGTTCACACCGATTATGAGAGCGATCTACCGTAAGGAGTTATCAACATTCAAAAAAATCGTTGATATCATGTATCTTCCGTCACTTGAAATGAATGATTTTGTTGAATGGAAGGGCACATTCCGTGAGCTACCTCCTGGAATGGAGTTTGCTCCTAGTACAAAACAAACGAAGCATGAGGGTGATCCTTGGCATGCTGTGTTTGTAGGAGGCATTACCGATCAAAAAGGAATTCTCTTAATGCTAGAATCGATACAACAAATAAACGATCAAGGAAAACAACTTCACTTGACCTTGGTTTGTCGAGAACAAGAATACAAAAAGTACCCAGAGATGCACGAGTTTGCAAAAGCAGAATGGTGTTCTGTTCAACATATTGCAGGAGATGAATTAAAAGAAGTCTACGATCAAGCAGACTTTGCGGTTATTCCCCGTGAAATGAACACGTACCATCACTTCTCCATGCCGGTCAAAATGTTTGAATACTTGGCAAATGGGCAACCAATATTGGGTACGAACTGTAGAGCTCAAGCAAGAGTGATTAATGAAGAGAATTTAGGAATTACAACTGATGATACAGCAGAAGCCTTTCTAGTAGGGCTAGAAAAGATGACGGACCCGGTCACCTATCAACAGCTTCAAGCGAATGTCATTGAAAATAGTTTTAGCGCGCATTCTTGGGAAGCACGTATTCACCAAGTGGCAACTGAGCTGATGAAAGGAAGGAATTAA
- a CDS encoding asparagine synthase-related protein, translating to MNVQLKQEKGFSWKRKGALSFKGYLNADFDTVQFATSIASRSTEELKKALSKNQQFFALLVETEDKLVAAVDHLRSFPLFYAKIGTGLLVSDDARWIQQQVNESSLEKTAQAELAMTGYVTGSETLLPSVKQLQAGEYLFYDKAKNELNITTYLIMEETDQIEGDYVKLINRVDQLHEEVFRRMIDSLQGRTIILPLSGGYDSRIIAMMLKRLGYEKVICYTYGKPGNWEANVSKDIAESLDYEWIFVPYSAERWQKWYQSQSRSHYYDEAGDFSALPHIQDIIAVEYLNKEELIPADSVFIPGHTAFLSFAGYERSCRDLSEVADELMKKHYVLWDWSYNGRSSYKNKLKEKVVHQLNSLQQERLENAFYLWEVRERHAKFICNSVRAYEHFGYEWRMPLWEKEMLTFWIGVPQEYRYKKRLYKDYFTHTFLKDYASIEKPNSHEKEVSKGIRDLLKSSPFIFYSMKKAQRIKGYQQHPFDWFKLVNRSTYVYGVIRGAKNINSFLVNDYLDELEKGMK from the coding sequence TTGAATGTACAATTAAAGCAAGAAAAAGGGTTTTCCTGGAAGCGCAAAGGTGCTCTTTCATTTAAAGGGTATTTAAACGCTGACTTTGATACTGTTCAATTCGCTACGTCAATCGCATCACGTTCCACTGAAGAACTAAAAAAAGCATTAAGTAAGAACCAACAATTTTTCGCTTTGCTTGTTGAAACAGAGGATAAACTAGTCGCTGCTGTCGACCATTTACGTTCTTTTCCGTTATTCTATGCGAAAATTGGTACGGGCTTGCTCGTGAGTGATGATGCTCGCTGGATTCAACAGCAAGTGAACGAATCTTCGCTTGAGAAAACCGCTCAAGCTGAGCTTGCCATGACAGGCTACGTTACAGGAAGTGAAACTTTGCTACCCTCTGTTAAACAATTGCAGGCGGGTGAATATCTCTTTTATGATAAAGCGAAGAACGAGCTGAACATAACTACGTATCTTATAATGGAAGAGACCGATCAGATCGAAGGAGATTATGTGAAGCTTATCAACCGAGTCGATCAATTACATGAAGAAGTATTTAGACGAATGATTGATTCACTTCAAGGTCGAACCATTATCCTGCCGCTAAGTGGGGGATATGATTCAAGAATCATTGCGATGATGTTAAAGCGTCTAGGGTATGAGAAGGTGATTTGTTACACCTATGGAAAACCTGGCAATTGGGAAGCGAATGTCTCCAAAGATATTGCCGAGAGTTTAGATTATGAATGGATCTTTGTTCCCTATTCAGCTGAACGTTGGCAAAAATGGTATCAAAGTCAAAGTCGCTCTCACTATTATGATGAGGCAGGAGATTTCTCTGCGCTTCCACACATCCAAGACATAATAGCTGTGGAGTACTTAAACAAGGAAGAGCTTATTCCTGCTGATTCAGTCTTTATCCCTGGGCATACAGCTTTTCTTTCTTTTGCCGGATACGAGCGTTCTTGCCGAGATCTTAGCGAAGTGGCAGATGAACTGATGAAGAAGCATTACGTGCTTTGGGATTGGTCGTACAACGGACGCTCATCGTACAAGAACAAGCTAAAGGAAAAAGTAGTTCACCAGCTGAACTCACTCCAACAAGAACGTCTCGAAAATGCCTTTTACTTGTGGGAAGTCAGAGAGCGCCATGCCAAGTTTATTTGCAACTCAGTGAGAGCTTATGAGCACTTCGGTTATGAGTGGCGAATGCCGCTTTGGGAAAAAGAAATGCTTACTTTTTGGATAGGTGTTCCACAAGAATACCGTTATAAAAAGCGTTTGTATAAAGATTACTTTACCCACACATTTCTTAAAGACTATGCCTCAATTGAAAAACCGAACAGTCATGAAAAGGAAGTGTCAAAAGGCATTCGTGATCTATTGAAATCTTCTCCATTCATTTTTTATTCGATGAAAAAAGCACAAAGAATAAAGGGCTATCAACAACACCCATTTGACTGGTTCAAGCTAGTGAATCGTTCAACCTATGTATACGGAGTTATTAGAGGAGCAAAGAATATTAATTCTTTCCTTGTTAACGACTACTTAGATGAGCTTGAAAAAGGAATGAAATAA
- a CDS encoding oligosaccharide flippase family protein, which produces MGLKDKLSRRIPKKGFLRNVMTLMTGTAFAQAILILSTPILTRLYSPEDFGIYGNFIAVTAIITVIVALRYELAIVLPKEDSKAKNILKLSVLIALSISTFLFLLVVLFGDFLATNLNWIDREYLYFIPFYAFMVGLFQILNYWFTRTKNFKRQALAQSGKSFFTVGAQLLLGVFAAIGTFGLIIGQMVGQLFAVGFLLLFLLKNKNVRQMISFKASELKKLAIEYKDFPLYSSWNSFINTISLQIPIIIITYYFSASIAGFYMLGHRLLSLPMGIISSSISQVFLQKLAKDKADEEENKNSYKLWKVLTPISVFFNLVVILIAPWAFSLVFGPEWIVAGEYARWIAFWTVFQFVSSPLSSVSYTYNKQRLFLWFQIALLIFRVAALVTGGMMGDPVIAIALFAIVSGLFNLITMGMYIYIETGKKEATKATLVNAVTFTALLSILLLT; this is translated from the coding sequence TTGGGCCTTAAAGATAAATTGTCTCGGAGGATACCGAAAAAAGGTTTTCTGCGAAATGTTATGACGTTAATGACGGGTACTGCGTTTGCACAAGCTATTCTCATTCTTTCTACCCCGATATTAACAAGATTGTATTCTCCAGAAGACTTCGGAATTTACGGGAATTTTATTGCTGTAACAGCTATAATTACGGTCATTGTCGCATTGCGATATGAATTGGCCATTGTCTTACCGAAAGAAGACAGTAAAGCAAAGAATATTTTGAAGCTATCTGTTTTAATAGCGCTCTCGATCTCAACGTTTCTATTCTTGCTCGTTGTCTTATTTGGCGACTTTTTAGCTACTAACCTTAATTGGATTGATCGAGAGTATCTATATTTTATTCCGTTTTATGCATTTATGGTTGGGTTATTTCAAATTTTGAACTACTGGTTTACTCGCACGAAAAACTTTAAACGCCAAGCTCTTGCGCAGTCAGGGAAATCATTCTTTACAGTAGGTGCCCAGTTGCTTCTCGGAGTATTTGCTGCTATAGGAACGTTCGGTTTAATCATTGGTCAAATGGTCGGGCAATTATTTGCGGTTGGATTTTTATTGTTGTTCTTACTAAAGAATAAAAATGTTCGCCAGATGATTTCATTTAAAGCAAGTGAGCTAAAGAAACTTGCTATTGAATACAAAGACTTTCCATTGTATTCATCATGGAATTCATTCATTAATACTATCTCTCTGCAGATACCTATTATTATCATTACCTATTATTTCTCAGCGAGCATCGCGGGATTTTATATGTTAGGACATCGGTTATTAAGTTTACCGATGGGGATCATTAGTAGTTCGATCTCACAAGTGTTTCTGCAGAAATTGGCGAAGGACAAGGCAGATGAAGAAGAAAACAAGAATTCATATAAACTATGGAAAGTGTTAACGCCAATCTCTGTCTTCTTTAATTTAGTCGTTATTCTCATCGCTCCGTGGGCATTTAGTTTGGTCTTTGGACCTGAGTGGATTGTAGCTGGTGAATATGCAAGGTGGATTGCCTTTTGGACAGTTTTTCAGTTTGTATCTTCACCGCTAAGTTCTGTCAGCTATACGTATAATAAACAAAGGCTATTTCTGTGGTTCCAAATTGCGTTGCTTATATTCCGTGTCGCAGCATTAGTAACGGGAGGCATGATGGGAGACCCTGTCATCGCTATAGCATTATTTGCGATCGTGAGTGGTTTATTTAATTTAATTACAATGGGTATGTACATCTATATTGAAACAGGTAAAAAAGAAGCGACGAAAGCGACGCTTGTAAATGCAGTAACATTTACAGCGCTATTATCTATTTTGCTTCTTACCTAG
- a CDS encoding CapA family protein, with translation MKVVLIGDTLLNQETLSIDNKLLEQCQDADLVLLNVEGPLTTAAAKKSAGTPICSRPENIRYLQQLNVHVAILGNNHIMDHGIEGLTETCDILKAHSIDYVGASSAEQDRPWVIEKEKVAIFSYTHQEGPMYDSEGFGPISLPPIEELLREIDAYKQDGYKIIFNYHGGEEFFSVPWPRRRGFLRRISDQGVDIIFAHHSHSIQPLEIRDGKVVIYSPGNFYMDTPYQRKHEQTKEGYVTVIDEQNVTTLSLAIDLDKKEVSVSGEKVIRRDQNRELNEKQVEGIWRKECKSKFSQPFKRSFPLSRSKLVIRLLRYAIFIKKIKKLDRKERDLDILWSSLPLIGRRYVKKLFSKGYTNYRF, from the coding sequence ATGAAAGTAGTATTAATAGGAGACACTCTCCTCAATCAGGAAACCTTGTCTATTGATAACAAGTTACTCGAACAATGCCAAGATGCAGATCTCGTCTTATTAAATGTAGAAGGACCACTGACAACAGCTGCTGCAAAGAAATCAGCAGGAACGCCGATCTGCTCACGACCGGAAAATATTCGCTACTTGCAACAATTGAATGTGCATGTGGCTATTCTTGGGAATAACCACATTATGGACCATGGAATCGAAGGTCTAACGGAGACATGTGATATATTAAAAGCGCATTCGATCGACTATGTCGGTGCTAGTTCTGCTGAGCAAGATCGACCATGGGTAATTGAAAAAGAAAAGGTCGCGATCTTCTCATATACCCACCAAGAAGGACCTATGTATGACTCGGAGGGGTTTGGACCTATCTCGTTACCTCCAATAGAAGAACTTCTTCGAGAAATTGATGCTTACAAACAAGACGGGTATAAAATTATCTTCAATTATCATGGCGGAGAAGAGTTTTTCTCCGTACCTTGGCCTAGAAGAAGAGGATTCCTGCGTCGTATTTCTGACCAGGGAGTAGATATTATTTTCGCTCATCATTCCCATTCGATCCAACCACTCGAGATACGTGATGGGAAAGTTGTGATCTACAGTCCGGGTAACTTCTATATGGATACCCCCTACCAACGAAAACATGAGCAAACGAAAGAAGGTTATGTCACTGTAATTGACGAACAAAACGTGACGACTCTTAGCTTAGCTATTGACCTTGATAAGAAGGAAGTCTCTGTGTCAGGTGAGAAAGTCATTCGACGTGATCAAAATCGAGAGTTGAACGAAAAACAAGTTGAGGGCATCTGGCGTAAGGAGTGTAAAAGCAAATTCTCCCAGCCATTTAAACGCTCCTTCCCGTTATCACGTTCTAAACTAGTTATTCGCTTATTAAGATATGCGATCTTCATAAAAAAAATAAAGAAGCTAGACAGAAAAGAACGAGATCTTGATATTTTATGGAGCAGTCTTCCGTTAATAGGTCGTCGCTATGTGAAGAAGTTGTTTTCAAAAGGGTATACTAACTACCGTTTTTAA